The proteins below are encoded in one region of Syntrophotalea carbinolica DSM 2380:
- a CDS encoding 6-phosphofructokinase: MSRCIALLNGGGDCPGLNGVIRGVVRAAVLQRGWRVLGVEDGFDGLVEGPRCRELDLKSVCGILPRGGTILGTSNRGNPFRYPVANENGDVILKDVSRQVVDHFQKLGADALVAVGGDGTLKIARRLSDLGIPVVGVPKTIDNDLQETDVTFGYNTAVGIVTEALDRLQTTAESHHRVMVVEVMGRDAGWIALEAGIAGSAEVILLPEIPFDLDLVCDHIMDRRARGSRFSIIVVAEGAFPKGGRKIVQASADQTHGLERLGGIGHYVAAEIGRRKGLETRVVVLGHVQRGGTPSPFDRILASRFGVRAVQLIEREEYGHMVALRGRDVVSVPIEQAVDGQNLVDPDANLVWTAEQLGIMLGR, translated from the coding sequence ATGAGTCGATGTATTGCCCTATTGAACGGTGGCGGTGATTGTCCCGGATTGAACGGTGTGATTCGCGGTGTGGTGAGGGCTGCCGTTTTACAGCGGGGCTGGCGTGTGCTGGGGGTTGAAGACGGTTTCGACGGTCTTGTTGAAGGGCCGCGATGCCGGGAACTTGATCTCAAATCGGTGTGCGGCATACTCCCGCGCGGCGGGACCATTTTGGGTACCAGCAATCGAGGAAACCCCTTTCGTTATCCGGTGGCCAACGAAAATGGCGACGTTATTCTCAAGGATGTGTCCAGACAGGTCGTGGACCATTTTCAGAAGCTTGGAGCGGATGCGCTGGTGGCCGTGGGCGGTGATGGGACGCTCAAGATCGCCCGGCGCTTGAGCGATCTCGGGATACCGGTCGTCGGTGTGCCCAAGACGATCGATAACGATTTGCAGGAGACGGACGTTACTTTCGGCTACAATACCGCGGTCGGCATCGTCACCGAAGCTCTCGATCGTTTGCAGACGACTGCCGAAAGTCATCATCGCGTCATGGTGGTCGAGGTGATGGGAAGGGATGCAGGCTGGATCGCCCTGGAAGCAGGCATTGCCGGTTCCGCAGAGGTGATCTTGTTGCCTGAAATACCCTTTGACCTGGATCTGGTATGTGACCACATCATGGACAGGCGCGCGCGAGGCAGTCGGTTTTCGATTATCGTTGTGGCCGAGGGGGCTTTTCCCAAAGGGGGACGTAAAATCGTCCAGGCTTCGGCCGATCAGACTCATGGTCTTGAGCGCCTCGGCGGCATCGGTCATTATGTAGCCGCTGAAATCGGGCGCCGCAAAGGATTGGAAACCCGTGTCGTGGTGCTGGGACATGTCCAGCGCGGCGGAACACCGTCGCCTTTTGATCGTATCCTGGCCAGCCGTTTTGGGGTGCGCGCGGTGCAGCTTATCGAACGGGAAGAGTACGGGCACATGGTCGCCCTGCGTGGCCGGGATGTTGTGTCGGTGCCCATCGAACAGGCTGTTGATGGACAAAATCTGGTCGATCCGGATGCGAATCTGGTGTGGACGGCAGAGCAACTGGGTATCATGCTGGGACGCTGA
- a CDS encoding ROK family protein, producing MNPSVVIGIDLGGTNCRGALVTGSGELLCLQNFATDIDSGFDCFWRRFLGFCRSMMADAQAQGFLIEGLGLGFPGLVAADGSITVAPNLPPFNGLALRERLCHELGMSVRVANDVNAIALGEAHWGAGRDCSDFLMVTLGTGVGGGLIVRRQLWSGCDGAAGEVGHIVVEPDGYLCGCGSRGCLEQYASGPAVVRNYQAMVRRGTSKIHVPAVQPKTAEEVAVAALNGDAAAMGAFEVAGRYLGQVLAGVANLLNLEAAVIGGGVGASFDLFLPSLRAELEHRAFAVAARRMQIKPALLGDKAGILGAASLVREMLRAK from the coding sequence ATGAACCCATCGGTTGTGATCGGCATTGATCTTGGAGGCACCAATTGCCGCGGGGCGTTGGTGACCGGTTCCGGGGAATTGCTTTGTCTGCAAAACTTTGCCACGGATATCGACTCGGGCTTTGACTGTTTTTGGCGTCGGTTTCTGGGGTTTTGTCGCTCCATGATGGCTGATGCTCAGGCGCAAGGTTTCCTGATCGAGGGACTGGGTCTGGGTTTCCCCGGCCTGGTTGCAGCTGATGGATCCATTACCGTGGCGCCGAATCTGCCCCCTTTTAACGGATTGGCGTTGAGAGAACGTCTTTGCCATGAACTCGGAATGTCGGTTCGGGTTGCCAACGATGTCAATGCCATTGCCCTGGGGGAGGCTCATTGGGGCGCCGGACGGGATTGTTCCGATTTCCTTATGGTGACTCTCGGGACGGGCGTCGGCGGAGGTCTGATCGTGCGGCGGCAACTGTGGAGTGGTTGCGACGGTGCGGCCGGCGAAGTTGGTCATATTGTTGTTGAGCCTGACGGGTATCTTTGTGGCTGCGGTTCCCGAGGTTGCCTTGAGCAATACGCTTCCGGGCCGGCGGTGGTCAGGAATTATCAGGCTATGGTCCGTCGTGGAACCTCAAAGATCCATGTGCCTGCCGTTCAGCCTAAGACGGCCGAGGAGGTTGCTGTGGCCGCTTTGAATGGAGATGCTGCTGCGATGGGCGCTTTTGAGGTCGCTGGTCGTTATCTTGGTCAGGTGCTTGCCGGCGTTGCCAACCTTCTCAATCTGGAGGCTGCCGTGATAGGGGGAGGGGTCGGTGCCAGTTTTGATCTTTTTCTTCCTTCTTTGCGTGCCGAGTTGGAGCATAGGGCCTTTGCCGTGGCAGCTCGCCGCATGCAGATAAAGCCAGCGCTTTTGGGTGATAAGGCCGGTATTCTCGGTGCGGCCAGCCTGGTTCGAGAAATGCTCCGGGCAAAGTGA
- a CDS encoding ExbD/TolR family protein, with the protein MAFLRKKREAPRVDLTSMVDVVFLLLIFFMISTTFVEAPGIDVKLPESSSQVSESEVREVKVYLSQDGEISLGKEKVSQQELERRLRAYRSEAGAMTFVLLADKNALHGQVVRLMDLAKVNGFGKLAIATEYAKNP; encoded by the coding sequence ATGGCCTTTCTTCGTAAAAAACGTGAAGCACCGCGTGTCGACCTGACCTCCATGGTGGACGTGGTTTTTCTGTTGCTGATATTTTTCATGATCTCTACCACCTTTGTCGAGGCGCCGGGTATCGACGTCAAGCTGCCTGAATCTTCCTCGCAGGTTTCCGAATCCGAAGTCCGCGAGGTGAAGGTCTATCTGTCGCAGGACGGTGAGATATCGCTTGGCAAGGAGAAGGTTTCCCAGCAAGAGCTCGAGCGGCGCCTTCGCGCTTACAGATCTGAGGCCGGTGCCATGACCTTTGTATTGCTCGCTGACAAAAATGCCCTGCATGGTCAGGTGGTGCGGCTTATGGACCTGGCTAAAGTGAATGGGTTTGGAAAGCTTGCCATAGCTACGGAGTATGCCAAAAATCCATGA
- a CDS encoding metallophosphoesterase family protein: MLKIGVLSDTHIRQAMRHGDFLDALDGRLFRDAEVILHAGDLVDHDLLNIFAPRVVHAVRGNMDSPAVALPVRKVFEVSGFRFGLIHGWGPPEGLGTRVLREFDADSLDCLVYGHSHMPDCRRLNDMLLFNPGSATSPRGGFPPSVGMLEVDDSGIRGRIVSLDDQRF; encoded by the coding sequence ATGCTGAAAATAGGTGTACTCTCCGATACTCATATACGGCAGGCCATGCGTCATGGAGATTTTCTTGACGCTCTTGACGGCAGGTTGTTTCGTGACGCTGAAGTCATTTTGCACGCCGGTGATCTGGTCGATCACGACTTGTTGAATATCTTTGCGCCGCGCGTTGTCCATGCTGTTCGCGGCAACATGGATTCTCCTGCTGTTGCATTGCCTGTTCGCAAGGTTTTTGAGGTGTCCGGTTTCCGGTTCGGCTTGATTCATGGGTGGGGGCCACCTGAGGGGCTGGGCACCCGCGTATTGAGGGAGTTTGATGCCGATTCTCTCGATTGTCTTGTCTATGGACATTCCCATATGCCCGATTGTCGGCGATTGAACGATATGTTGTTGTTTAATCCGGGGAGTGCCACCAGCCCGCGAGGCGGTTTTCCGCCGAGTGTGGGAATGCTTGAAGTGGACGATTCGGGAATCCGCGGCAGGATTGTGTCTCTTGATGATCAGCGGTTTTGA
- a CDS encoding cation diffusion facilitator family transporter, whose protein sequence is MQNLSQRKIRAARISMATATGLTLLKLVTGFLTGSMAVLSSAIDSLLDIVMSVANFLAIRQAEQPPDPKHPFGHGKFETLATIVQALAIGLSGGWVCYESGRRLLTGITLGHLEGGMAVLAFSAVVSWQIGRFLIRTARETESTALKADSLHFTMDVYTNLALLVGLFAIRLFHIAWLDPVLSIVVALYIFYQAFGLFRFGLQDILDERLPETIREEIATILEQHRGKLLGYHRLRTRRAGSQKIIDFHLTLCKHLSVGEAHDIADHLEKHMKDRIGRADITIHVEPCPYPTCPGRNKCPGDFPLGKDESANKK, encoded by the coding sequence ATGCAGAATCTTTCCCAACGTAAAATCCGTGCAGCGCGCATTTCCATGGCCACAGCCACAGGCCTGACCTTGCTGAAACTGGTTACCGGTTTCCTCACCGGTTCGATGGCTGTGCTGTCTTCCGCCATCGATTCGTTGCTCGACATCGTGATGTCGGTGGCCAACTTCCTGGCTATACGCCAGGCGGAACAACCGCCCGACCCCAAACACCCCTTCGGGCACGGCAAATTCGAAACTCTGGCAACCATCGTGCAGGCCCTGGCCATTGGCCTGTCCGGCGGATGGGTCTGCTATGAATCGGGGCGCCGACTCTTGACAGGTATCACCCTCGGTCATCTGGAAGGCGGCATGGCCGTACTGGCATTCAGTGCCGTGGTTTCGTGGCAGATCGGACGCTTTCTTATCCGCACCGCTCGCGAAACGGAATCAACCGCCCTTAAGGCCGATTCCCTTCACTTCACCATGGATGTCTATACCAATCTCGCTCTGCTGGTCGGCCTTTTCGCCATCCGCCTGTTCCATATCGCCTGGCTTGATCCCGTGCTGTCCATCGTCGTAGCGCTGTATATTTTCTATCAGGCCTTCGGTCTGTTCCGTTTCGGGCTGCAGGATATTCTGGATGAACGCTTGCCTGAAACGATTCGTGAAGAAATCGCCACTATCCTCGAACAGCATCGCGGTAAACTGCTGGGCTACCATCGGCTTCGTACTCGGAGAGCCGGGTCTCAGAAAATCATCGATTTCCACCTCACCCTCTGCAAGCACTTGTCGGTGGGAGAGGCCCATGACATCGCCGACCATCTGGAAAAACACATGAAGGACCGCATCGGGCGCGCCGACATCACCATCCATGTCGAACCGTGCCCTTATCCGACATGCCCCGGCCGCAACAAATGCCCCGGCGATTTCCCCCTTGGCAAAGATGAGTCCGCAAATAAAAAATAA
- a CDS encoding MotA/TolQ/ExbB proton channel family protein, with product MLEIFQKGGPLMYPILLCSIMAMAIFFERLWIFFRVGRGRDELVREVENLVSKLRIDEAIVVCQRSDTPLARILLAALRAHGRTRDQIKTVVEETGSRESAPLERYLGLLGTIATISPLLGLLGTVLGMIRAFTVIATAGMGTPETLGGGISEALITTASGLAVAIPTILLHKYLTSRLDLMVLKMEESSLRLVDMLGE from the coding sequence ATGCTGGAGATTTTTCAAAAGGGCGGCCCCCTCATGTATCCGATTCTGCTCTGTTCGATTATGGCAATGGCCATTTTTTTCGAGCGCTTATGGATCTTTTTTCGCGTAGGCCGAGGTCGTGACGAATTGGTTCGCGAGGTGGAAAACCTGGTCTCCAAGCTCCGCATCGACGAGGCCATTGTTGTTTGTCAGCGCAGCGACACTCCGCTGGCGCGGATTCTGTTGGCGGCTCTGCGCGCCCATGGAAGGACCCGCGATCAGATCAAGACCGTTGTCGAGGAGACGGGAAGTCGAGAGTCGGCTCCCCTGGAACGCTACCTGGGATTGCTTGGTACCATCGCTACTATTTCGCCACTGCTCGGTCTGCTGGGCACCGTTCTCGGTATGATTCGCGCGTTTACGGTCATTGCCACCGCTGGAATGGGTACTCCCGAAACGCTTGGCGGCGGTATTTCCGAAGCATTGATCACTACGGCATCCGGATTGGCGGTTGCCATTCCTACCATTCTCCTGCACAAGTATCTGACCAGTCGTTTGGATCTTATGGTTCTCAAAATGGAAGAAAGTTCCTTGCGTCTGGTCGACATGCTGGGAGAATAA
- a CDS encoding HIT family protein, whose translation MKHLWAPWRMTYLECKDRQAKDCCVFCVRDIQGEDAQRLILWRGEHVFVVMNKYPYTNGHLLIAPYRHVPDILDLESAEEVEMFQLLRKCRRVLQECLKPHGFNIGINIGKIAGAGLADHLHMHIVPRWTGDTNFMPVFADVHVVPQHLEETYAILLNGFNALDT comes from the coding sequence ATGAAGCATTTATGGGCGCCATGGCGCATGACTTACTTGGAATGTAAGGACCGGCAAGCCAAAGACTGTTGCGTTTTTTGTGTGCGCGATATTCAAGGGGAGGATGCGCAACGGTTAATTCTATGGCGGGGCGAGCATGTATTTGTGGTTATGAACAAGTATCCCTATACCAACGGGCACCTTCTTATCGCTCCTTATCGACATGTTCCGGATATTCTTGATCTTGAATCTGCGGAGGAAGTGGAGATGTTCCAGTTGCTGCGTAAGTGCCGCAGGGTCTTGCAGGAATGTCTCAAGCCTCACGGGTTCAATATCGGTATCAACATCGGCAAGATTGCCGGTGCGGGCCTGGCGGATCACCTGCATATGCACATCGTGCCGCGATGGACCGGCGATACCAATTTTATGCCGGTGTTTGCCGATGTGCATGTTGTGCCCCAGCACCTTGAGGAAACCTATGCTATCCTCCTGAACGGCTTTAATGCCCTCGACACCTGA